The genomic region TCAACGAGGGCGACGTGGTGCAGGACGGCGACCTGATCGCGGTGATCGGTTGACCGGCGTGCTGGTCCGCCCCGCGACCCCGGCCGACTTCCCCGCGATCGCCCGGCTGACCCTGGCGGCCTACGAGGCGGACGGGCAGCTCAAGGGCGAACACGGCTACGGCACGGTGCTCGCCGACGTGGCGACCCGGGCGGCGGCCGGCGAGGTGCTGGTCGCCGTGGACGAGGCCGGAGCGGTCCTCGGCTCGGTCACGTTCGTGCTCGCCGGCAGCCGCTTCGCCGAGCTGTCCGGCCCGGGCGAGGCGGAGTTCCGGATGCTGGCCGTCGACCCGGCCGCCCAGGGGCGGGGCGCCGGTGCGGCGCTCGCCCTCGCCTGCGTCGCCCGCGCCGGCGAGCTGGGCTGCTCGGCCGTGGTGATCTGCGTACGCAGCGGGATGGCCGAGACGGCCCAGCGGCTCTACGAGCGGCTCGGCTTCGTCCGGACCCCGGAGAAGGACTGGTCGCCGGTCCCCGGCGTGCGGCTGCTCGGCCTGCGCCTGGAGCTGCCCCGACCCTGACCCACGCCGGCGCGGCCCTGACCCGAGCTGGTCAGCCGCGGTCCGCCGACTGGGAGTCCGCCGGCCCGCCCTCCGGCGGGCGGCCCGCCGCCGTGTCGCCGTCGGCCGGCTGGCCGATTCGCGCGAGCAGTTCGTCGGCCACCTCGAGCGCGATCTTCCGGCGCTCGGCGTCGGTGATGTCCGGCGTCCGGACGGCGAACCAACTGGTGTGCACCGCGAAGAGCGAGAGCGCGGCGCGCAGCTGGGCCGCGGGGGAGTCGTCGCCGCGGCAGAGTTCGCTGGCCAGTCGCATCATCCGGCCGCGCATCTGCTGCCCGGCCGCGAGGCTCTTGAGCACCGTCTGGTTCTGCTCGAAGAACCGCATCACCGAGGGATGGTCGCCGGCGAACATCGTGTCGGCGTACTGGGCGATCAGTTCCCGCCGCGTCTCGCGGGTGGCCGGCTGTGACTCGGCCCAGGCGACCAGCGCGTCGATCCGCTCCACCCGGTCGGTCACGAAGCTGGTGACGATCTCGTCCTTGCTCTTGAAGTGGTAGTAGAGCGCGGCCTTCGTCACGTTCAGCCGCTCGGCGATCTCCCGCAGCGAGGTCTTCTCGTACCCCTGTTCGGTGAAGAGTTCCAGCGCAACGGCCTGGATCCGTTCCCGCGTGCCGCCGCTGCTCTCCCTCACTCGTACCACCCAATTCGCTTGACCGTCGTTCGTCAACCAGCTTACCGTACGGCAAGTAAGTAAACTAGCCGGGCGGCAAGTAAGTGCGCCGCTCGTCTCCGGGGGGAGCGTACCGATGACTCAGGCAACGCAGGCCGCCGCACGACCCAACGTACGGGTCGTGCTCTTCGGCCTGATGATCGCGATGATGCTCGCGATGCTCGACAACATGATCGTCAGCACCGCGCTGCCGCGGATCGTGGGCGATTTCGGTGGCCTCGACCACTTCACCTGGGTGGTCACCGCCTACGTGCTGGGCACCACCGTCTCCACACCGATCTGGGGCAAGCTCGGCGACCTCTACGGCCGCAAGTCGGTCTTCCTCACCTCGGTCGGCATCTTCCTCGTCGGCTCCGCGCTGTGCGGCATGGCCGGCTCCGGATTCCTCGGTGGCCCGGGCGACGGCATGGTGCAGCTGATCGCCTTCCGGGCGGTCCAGGGCCTCGGCGCCGGTGGCCTGATGGTCGGCGTGATGGCGATCATCGGTGACATGGTCCCGCCCCGGGAGCGCGGGCGCTACCAGGGCATGATCGCCGGCATCATGGCGATCGCCATGGTGGCCGGTCCGCTGGTCGGCGGCTTCATCACCGACCACCTCTCCTGGCGTTGGGCGTTCTACGTCAACCTGCCGCTCGGCGGCGTCGCGCTGGCGGTGCTGATCACGACCATGCACCTGCCGAAGTACCGCACCGAGCACCGGATCGACTGGCTCGGCGCGGCGCTGCTCTCGGTCGGCATCACCGCGATCGTGCTGATCACCACCTGGGGCGGCAACGAGTACGACTGGGCCTCCGGCCAGATCCTCGCCCTGGCCGCGCTCGCCGTGGTGGCTCTGGTCGCGTTCGGCTTCGTCGAGCGGCGGGCGGCCGAGCCGATTCTGCCGTTGGGCCTCTTCGCCAACCGCAACTTCGCGCTGATCTCGGTGATCGGCTTCCTGCTCGGCTTCGCGATGTTCGGCGCGATGAACTTCCTGCCGCTCTACCAGCAGACGGTGCAGGGCGCCTCGGCCACCAACAGCGGCCTGCTGCTGCTCCCGCTGATGTTCGGCATGCTGGTGGTCTCGCTGCTCATCGGCCGGGCGATCACCCGGACCGGGCGCTACCGGGCGTACCCGATCGTCGGCGGCGTCGTGATGACCGCCGGCATGGGTCTGCTGACCATGCTGGACGTGACGACCAGCAAGGTCGAATCCTCGCTCTTCATGATCGTGCTGGGCGTCGGCATGGGTTTCCTCATGCAGACCTCGATGCTGATCGCGCAGAACAGCGTGGAGCAGAAGGACCTCGGCGCGGCGAGCGGCGCGGCCACCTTCTTCCGCTCGATCGGCGGCTCGTTCGGCATCTCGCTGTTCGGCGCGATCTTCGCCAACCGGCTCGCCGACTCTGGGGCGGGCGCGGCGTTCGGCGGCGGCGGGAGCGGCGCCGGGATGGACCTGGAGAAGCTCAAGGAACTGCCGGCGCAGACCCGCGAGCTGGTCCTCGGCGGTCTCGCCGACGCCATCTCGCACGTCTTCTGGTGGGCGGTGCTCTTCACCGTGGCGGTGCCGGTGCTCGCCTGGTTCATCAAGGAGATCCCGCTGCGTACCGCCAACGAGGCGCCCGCGCAGGCCACCCCGGAGGAGGAGGCCGAGGTAGCCCTGGGCAAGGCCCCGGTAGCCTGACCCACCCCGTCCCCCTGACCGGCCCAGGTTGATCATGAAGTTGTTGCCGCGACACGCCGACGCGAATGGCAACAACTTCATGATCAACCCACTTTGAGGGGTGGGGTCAGGGGCGGCGGAGGGGGGCGGTCAGGCGCTGCCAGAGGCGGGCGAGCGGATTGCGCGGGCGCGGGACGCCGAGCCCCCCGCCGATCAGTTCGGCGGCGAGCGTGGCCGTCTCCCGGTCCAGGTCGGGGGTGGCCAGGGCCAGATGGGCCAGCGAGGCGGCGACGGGCATCGGGCGTACCCGGGCCACCGCCGCCGCGTCGGCGAGCCGTTCGGCCACCACCCCGGCCACCTCGGGGCGTACCGCCGGATCGACCCAGGCGGCGGTGACCAGGGCGAAGAGCGCCGCCTCGGTGACCCAGTCCTCCACGCCCCAGACCAGGTCGAGCAGCACCCGGCGCCGGGTGGACGAGTCCCACGGTTCGTCCGTGCGGTGGTGCAGCAGGCCGAGGCAGGCCCAGACCTGCACGCAGCGGACCCAGAGCGACGGGTCCTGCCCGGCCAGCACCCGGCCGACCGCCGTGGCCGGCGGCTCGGGCGGGTGCGCCAGCAGCCCGACCAGGTCCGCCAGCTCCAGGGTGGCCAGCCCGACCGCCGCGTCGTAGGCGGCCGGCGGGTGCGGCCAGGCCGGGTGCACCAGCTGGCGGATCCGCTCGGCCGCCGTCGACGACGGCGCCGGGACCGCGGGCGCCACGCTCGTCCCGTCGTAGCGCCAGAGCGGGCGGACGCCGGGCCGTCGCGGCTCGCGCGCGTCCGGCTCGACGACCCCGGCCATCTCGATCCGCAGCCCGGGCACCGCCGTCGCGACCGTGCGCAGCGCGCTCGGCGGGGCCGGGGCCGCCAGGCGTACGGCGTCGCCGAGATCGCCGTGATCGCCGACGACCGCCCGGCGCAGCGCGTCGACCGCCGGCCCGGTCGCGGGGGTGACCTGCCCCAGCCACGGCCGGCTCCGGCAACACTCGGCAAGGTCGCCGTGCTCGTGCGTGTCGTCCGGGTGGTCCCGGACGAAGTCGGCGAGCGCGACCAGGTGTGCCACCTCGCCGTCCCGCTGGAAGCGCAGCCGGTGCGCCGTGTGCACCGCGCAGTCGAAGGACGGGTCACGGGCCAGCGCCCGGTCGATCCACTCCAGTGCCTCGTCGAGTCGGCCGGTGTCCGCCAGGGTGCCGGCGATGTCCGCGTAGACGGCGAGGTCGTCGGGGTCGTGCCCGACCGCTCGGCCGAGCGCCGCGAGCGCCTCCCGGGTCCGGCCGGCGCTGCGGTACGCGTACCCGAGCCACACCTCGCCCATCTTCGACGGCTGCGCGCGGACGCCCCGGCTGGCCCACCGGATCGCGAGCGCGACCTCGCCGACCCGCCGGGCCAGCGCGGACGCCGCGCCCAGCAGAAGCCCGTGCTCGGGGTGGACGGTGACCGCGTTGCGGGCCAGCGTGAGGTACGCGGCCAGCGCCGGCCGGCCGGCGCGCGGCACCGGGTCCGGCAGCGCGGCGCAGACCTGCATGAGGATCCGCGCGGCGTGCTCCGGCGCGAGCCGTTCGGCCAGCTCGGGGGCGGTCACCCAGGGCACACCGGCCCAGTCGGTCTGCGGCGCGTACCCGGTGGCCGCGACGAGCAGGTCCAGCCCATCGCCCGGATGGCCGGCGGCGGCGAGCAGGTGGGCGCGGGCGACCACCGCGCCGACGAAGGCGTGGTGGTTCAGCGGGAAGAGCTCGACGCCCCC from Micromonospora sp. WMMD812 harbors:
- a CDS encoding tetratricopeptide repeat protein codes for the protein MPEDDRALSAAEELALARLAIDEGDLDHAAGHVAGALVQAPTLPEVHEALARLAAADGGGVELFPLNHHAFVGAVVARAHLLAAAGHPGDGLDLLVAATGYAPQTDWAGVPWVTAPELAERLAPEHAARILMQVCAALPDPVPRAGRPALAAYLTLARNAVTVHPEHGLLLGAASALARRVGEVALAIRWASRGVRAQPSKMGEVWLGYAYRSAGRTREALAALGRAVGHDPDDLAVYADIAGTLADTGRLDEALEWIDRALARDPSFDCAVHTAHRLRFQRDGEVAHLVALADFVRDHPDDTHEHGDLAECCRSRPWLGQVTPATGPAVDALRRAVVGDHGDLGDAVRLAAPAPPSALRTVATAVPGLRIEMAGVVEPDAREPRRPGVRPLWRYDGTSVAPAVPAPSSTAAERIRQLVHPAWPHPPAAYDAAVGLATLELADLVGLLAHPPEPPATAVGRVLAGQDPSLWVRCVQVWACLGLLHHRTDEPWDSSTRRRVLLDLVWGVEDWVTEAALFALVTAAWVDPAVRPEVAGVVAERLADAAAVARVRPMPVAASLAHLALATPDLDRETATLAAELIGGGLGVPRPRNPLARLWQRLTAPLRRP
- a CDS encoding GNAT family N-acetyltransferase, encoding MTGVLVRPATPADFPAIARLTLAAYEADGQLKGEHGYGTVLADVATRAAAGEVLVAVDEAGAVLGSVTFVLAGSRFAELSGPGEAEFRMLAVDPAAQGRGAGAALALACVARAGELGCSAVVICVRSGMAETAQRLYERLGFVRTPEKDWSPVPGVRLLGLRLELPRP
- a CDS encoding TetR/AcrR family transcriptional regulator produces the protein MRESSGGTRERIQAVALELFTEQGYEKTSLREIAERLNVTKAALYYHFKSKDEIVTSFVTDRVERIDALVAWAESQPATRETRRELIAQYADTMFAGDHPSVMRFFEQNQTVLKSLAAGQQMRGRMMRLASELCRGDDSPAAQLRAALSLFAVHTSWFAVRTPDITDAERRKIALEVADELLARIGQPADGDTAAGRPPEGGPADSQSADRG
- a CDS encoding MDR family MFS transporter yields the protein MTQATQAAARPNVRVVLFGLMIAMMLAMLDNMIVSTALPRIVGDFGGLDHFTWVVTAYVLGTTVSTPIWGKLGDLYGRKSVFLTSVGIFLVGSALCGMAGSGFLGGPGDGMVQLIAFRAVQGLGAGGLMVGVMAIIGDMVPPRERGRYQGMIAGIMAIAMVAGPLVGGFITDHLSWRWAFYVNLPLGGVALAVLITTMHLPKYRTEHRIDWLGAALLSVGITAIVLITTWGGNEYDWASGQILALAALAVVALVAFGFVERRAAEPILPLGLFANRNFALISVIGFLLGFAMFGAMNFLPLYQQTVQGASATNSGLLLLPLMFGMLVVSLLIGRAITRTGRYRAYPIVGGVVMTAGMGLLTMLDVTTSKVESSLFMIVLGVGMGFLMQTSMLIAQNSVEQKDLGAASGAATFFRSIGGSFGISLFGAIFANRLADSGAGAAFGGGGSGAGMDLEKLKELPAQTRELVLGGLADAISHVFWWAVLFTVAVPVLAWFIKEIPLRTANEAPAQATPEEEAEVALGKAPVA